In one Nocardia tengchongensis genomic region, the following are encoded:
- a CDS encoding CTP synthase, with protein MGNSRIPARAATKHIFVSGGVASSLGKGLTASSLGQLLTSRGLRVTMQKLDPYLNVDPGTMNPFQHGEVFVTEDGAETDLDVGHYERFLDRDLSGDANVTTGQVYSKVIAKERRGEYLGDTVQVIPHITDEIKSRILAMTGPDLHGQAPDVVITEIGGTVGDIESQPFLEAARQIRHEVGRDNCFFLHVTLVPYLGPSGELKTKPTQHSVAALRNIGIQPDALILRCDRDVPQPLKNKIALMCDVDVDACISTPDAPSIYDIPKVLHREGLDAYVVRKLGLPFRDVDWTVWGDLLDRVHNPREEVTVALVGKYVDLPDAYLSVTEALRAGGFAARAKVNIRWVQSDECETEAGARSHLADVDGILIPGGFGIRGIEGKVGAIRYARDHKIPLLGLCLGLQCVVIEAARSVGMKDANSAEFEPDTKFPVISTMADQEQIVAGEADLGGTMRLGAYPAVLQKDSLVAQAYGETEVSERHRHRYEVNNTYRDKIAKSGLKFSGTSPNGHLVEFVEYPKDQHPFLVATQAHPELKSRPTRPHPLFAALISAALNYKAAERLPVEIAAEAPAPEAEKVSK; from the coding sequence GTGGGTAATTCACGGATTCCGGCGCGCGCGGCCACGAAACACATCTTCGTCAGCGGCGGTGTCGCCTCTTCACTCGGTAAGGGTTTGACCGCCTCCAGCCTCGGTCAACTGCTTACGTCGCGCGGTTTGCGCGTCACGATGCAGAAGCTGGATCCGTACCTGAACGTCGATCCCGGCACCATGAACCCTTTCCAGCACGGTGAGGTGTTCGTGACCGAGGACGGCGCTGAGACGGACCTCGATGTCGGCCACTACGAGCGGTTCCTGGATCGCGATCTGTCCGGGGACGCCAATGTCACCACCGGCCAGGTGTACTCGAAGGTGATCGCCAAGGAGCGCCGCGGCGAGTACCTCGGTGACACCGTGCAGGTGATCCCGCACATCACCGACGAGATCAAGAGCCGCATCCTCGCGATGACCGGTCCCGATCTGCACGGGCAGGCCCCCGATGTGGTGATCACCGAGATCGGTGGCACCGTCGGCGATATCGAGTCGCAGCCGTTCCTCGAGGCGGCGCGTCAGATCCGCCACGAGGTGGGCCGCGACAACTGCTTCTTCCTGCACGTCACGCTGGTGCCCTACCTGGGCCCCTCGGGCGAGCTCAAGACCAAGCCGACCCAGCACTCGGTGGCGGCGCTGCGCAATATCGGTATCCAGCCCGACGCGCTGATCCTGCGCTGCGACCGCGATGTGCCGCAGCCGCTCAAGAACAAGATCGCGCTGATGTGCGACGTGGATGTGGACGCCTGCATCTCGACGCCGGACGCGCCGTCGATCTACGACATTCCGAAGGTGCTGCACCGGGAGGGCTTGGACGCCTACGTCGTCCGCAAGCTCGGGCTGCCCTTCCGGGACGTGGACTGGACGGTCTGGGGCGATCTGCTGGATCGCGTGCACAACCCGCGCGAAGAGGTCACCGTCGCGCTGGTCGGCAAGTACGTGGACCTGCCCGACGCCTACCTGTCGGTCACCGAGGCGCTGCGCGCGGGCGGTTTCGCCGCGCGGGCCAAGGTCAACATCCGCTGGGTGCAGTCCGACGAGTGCGAGACCGAAGCCGGTGCGCGCTCGCACCTGGCCGACGTCGACGGCATCCTGATCCCCGGCGGCTTCGGCATCCGCGGCATCGAGGGCAAGGTCGGCGCCATCCGCTACGCCCGCGACCACAAGATCCCGCTGCTGGGCCTGTGCCTGGGCCTGCAGTGCGTGGTCATCGAGGCGGCGCGCTCGGTCGGCATGAAGGACGCCAACTCCGCGGAGTTCGAGCCCGACACCAAGTTCCCGGTCATCTCCACCATGGCCGATCAGGAGCAGATCGTGGCCGGCGAGGCCGACCTGGGCGGCACCATGCGCCTGGGCGCCTATCCAGCTGTGCTGCAGAAGGATTCGCTGGTCGCGCAGGCCTACGGCGAGACCGAGGTCTCCGAGCGGCACCGGCACCGCTACGAGGTCAACAACACCTACCGCGACAAGATCGCCAAGAGCGGCCTGAAGTTCAGCGGCACCTCCCCGAACGGCCACCTGGTGGAGTTCGTGGAGTACCCGAAGGACCAGCACCCGTTCCTGGTCGCCACCCAGGCGCACCCGGAACTCAAGTCTCGTCCGACGCGCCCGCACCCGCTCTTCGCGGCGCTCATCTCCGCGGCGCTGAATTACAAGGCCGCCGAACGCCTCCCGGTCGAGATCGCGGCCGAGGCGCCCGCCCCGGAAGCCGAGAAGGTCTCCAAGTAG
- a CDS encoding NUDIX domain-containing protein, whose product MTSSGPVPGSHEFDVLSSRTVYSGAILALRLDQVVMPGGHVAEREVIEHHAAVAVAALDEDENLVLINQYRHPIGRRLLELPAGLLDKQGEDPLEAAKRELAEETGLAAREWAVLVDVALSPGFTDEALRVYLATGLYETDRPDPEMEEADLQLLRMPLAEAVQAALAGEITNATAVAGVTALMTARATGARLRPADAPWPGMPTAFLDRKARGTSG is encoded by the coding sequence ATGACGTCCTCCGGTCCGGTTCCCGGTTCACACGAATTCGATGTTCTGTCCAGTCGCACCGTGTATTCGGGGGCGATCCTGGCGCTGCGGCTCGACCAGGTGGTCATGCCCGGCGGGCACGTGGCCGAGCGGGAGGTGATCGAGCACCACGCGGCGGTCGCGGTGGCGGCGCTGGACGAGGACGAGAATCTGGTGCTGATCAATCAGTATCGGCATCCGATCGGGCGGCGGCTGCTGGAATTGCCGGCGGGCTTGCTGGACAAGCAGGGGGAGGATCCCCTGGAGGCGGCCAAGCGGGAGTTGGCCGAGGAGACGGGGCTGGCGGCGCGGGAGTGGGCGGTGCTGGTGGACGTGGCGCTGTCGCCGGGGTTCACCGACGAGGCGCTGCGGGTCTATCTCGCGACCGGACTCTACGAAACCGACCGGCCTGACCCGGAAATGGAGGAGGCCGACCTCCAGCTGCTGCGCATGCCCTTGGCCGAGGCTGTGCAGGCCGCCCTGGCCGGTGAGATCACCAATGCCACCGCGGTCGCCGGTGTCACCGCGCTGATGACCGCGCGCGCCACCGGTGCGCGACTGCGGCCCGCCGACGCGCCGTGGCCGGGCATGCCGACGGCCTTCCTGGACCGCAAGGCGCGGGGGACCTCGGGGTAG
- the xerD gene encoding site-specific tyrosine recombinase XerD codes for MLKRQIDAYLDHMAVERGAARNTLSAYRRDLGRYQHFLSGRGVETLARVAETDIADYMISLRAGDPDHPALAASSASRALVAVRGLHRFATAEGITDADVAHPVKPPTPARRLPKALPYDQVSRLLDASGGDLANGPRGLRDRALLELLYSTGARISEMVGLDVDDIDVTERAVVLRGKGGKQRMVPIGRPALAALDNYLVRGRSALAARGKGNSALFLNHRGGRLSRQTAWQVLQSAAERAGIAAQVSPHTLRHSFATHLLDGGADVRVVQELLGHASVTTTQIYTLVTVGTLHEVWATAHPRAR; via the coding sequence GTGCTGAAGCGGCAGATCGACGCGTACCTCGACCACATGGCGGTCGAGCGCGGCGCCGCGCGCAACACGCTCAGCGCCTACCGGCGGGATCTGGGGCGGTATCAGCACTTCCTGTCCGGTCGCGGGGTGGAAACGCTTGCCCGCGTGGCCGAGACGGACATCGCCGACTACATGATCTCGCTGCGGGCGGGGGATCCCGACCATCCAGCCCTGGCCGCCTCGTCGGCGTCGCGGGCCCTGGTCGCCGTGCGCGGGCTGCATCGGTTCGCGACGGCGGAGGGGATCACCGACGCGGATGTGGCGCATCCGGTGAAACCTCCCACGCCCGCCCGCCGGCTGCCGAAAGCGCTTCCTTACGACCAGGTTTCACGTCTGCTCGACGCGTCCGGGGGCGATCTCGCCAACGGTCCCCGCGGATTGCGCGATCGTGCACTGCTGGAATTGCTGTACTCCACCGGCGCGCGCATCTCCGAAATGGTCGGCCTGGACGTGGACGACATCGACGTCACCGAGCGCGCGGTCGTGCTGCGCGGTAAAGGCGGCAAGCAGCGCATGGTCCCGATCGGCCGCCCCGCCCTGGCGGCCCTGGACAACTACCTGGTCCGCGGCCGCTCCGCCCTGGCCGCCCGCGGCAAGGGCAACAGCGCCCTGTTCCTCAACCATCGCGGCGGCCGCCTGTCACGCCAGACCGCTTGGCAGGTCCTGCAATCCGCCGCCGAGCGCGCCGGCATCGCCGCCCAGGTCTCGCCCCACACCCTGCGCCACTCCTTCGCCACCCACCTCCTGGACGGTGGCGCGGACGTCCGGGTCGTCCAGGAACTCCTGGGTCATGCTTCCGTGACGACGACCCAGATCTACACCCTGGTCACCGTCGGGACCCTGCACGAGGTGTGGGCGACAGCCCATCCGCGCGCTCGCTGA
- a CDS encoding TetR/AcrR family transcriptional regulator — protein sequence MRGVPRPDLRTELFAAADRILARDGATGLTSRAITDEAGCAKGILHNHFDGLEGFLTEFAADRLQRALEQLSELPGRAGHGDILDNLTTAAVTLFDSGALPTAALISARPALATRIGAAIAADSALSASEQFFADYLIAEQTAGRLPADQDTRTIAFALVGSIHHLFFTSQGTELDPTRVRQIIRTLVRL from the coding sequence ATGCGTGGCGTTCCACGGCCGGACCTGCGAACCGAACTGTTCGCCGCCGCGGACCGGATCCTCGCGCGCGACGGCGCCACCGGACTGACCAGCCGCGCCATCACCGACGAGGCCGGCTGCGCGAAAGGCATCCTGCACAACCATTTCGACGGCCTGGAGGGCTTCCTCACCGAGTTCGCCGCCGACCGTCTGCAGCGCGCGCTCGAGCAGCTGTCCGAACTCCCCGGGCGCGCCGGGCACGGCGACATTCTCGACAACCTCACCACGGCCGCAGTCACGCTGTTCGATTCCGGAGCGCTGCCGACCGCCGCCCTGATCTCCGCGCGCCCGGCCCTGGCCACCCGCATCGGCGCGGCCATCGCCGCCGACTCCGCGCTCAGCGCGAGCGAACAGTTCTTCGCCGACTATCTGATCGCCGAGCAGACCGCCGGCCGCCTACCGGCCGACCAGGACACGCGCACCATCGCCTTCGCCCTCGTCGGCTCGATCCACCATCTGTTCTTCACTTCTCAGGGCACAGAACTCGACCCCACCCGAGTCCGCCAGATCATCCGGACCCTCGTGCGCCTCTGA
- a CDS encoding nitroreductase family deazaflavin-dependent oxidoreductase translates to MNSTKHLHDTSGTRHRGITALGGLGGVLIAGHLAVAAFGAAALWDWLGGVLAGLFLVAFAAVHVLGGARLGHNLVGRMVSMLVRAGVSLGPVTLLTVAGRRSGLPRTNPVDVFGAGELRWIVATHSARAHWVRNLRAAGRASLGSGSRSTDFTAVELPTERAAQILKDLVAPRLSRPVGGLVLRRTLGLGRRATPADFARIVTAHPVFELTPVA, encoded by the coding sequence ATGAACTCCACGAAGCATCTTCACGACACCTCCGGAACCCGCCACCGCGGCATCACGGCCCTCGGCGGCCTGGGTGGTGTGCTCATCGCCGGGCATCTGGCGGTCGCCGCGTTCGGCGCCGCGGCGCTCTGGGATTGGCTGGGTGGCGTGCTCGCCGGGCTGTTCCTGGTGGCATTCGCCGCCGTGCACGTGCTCGGCGGCGCGCGGCTCGGTCACAATCTGGTGGGCCGAATGGTCTCGATGCTGGTGCGAGCCGGGGTGTCACTCGGTCCGGTCACGCTGCTGACCGTCGCGGGAAGGCGATCCGGGCTGCCCAGGACCAATCCGGTGGATGTGTTCGGCGCGGGCGAGCTCCGCTGGATCGTGGCCACGCACTCCGCTCGGGCGCATTGGGTGCGTAATCTGCGCGCCGCGGGACGGGCGTCGCTCGGCAGTGGCTCCCGCAGTACGGATTTCACGGCCGTCGAACTGCCTACCGAGCGCGCCGCGCAGATCTTGAAAGATCTTGTCGCCCCACGGCTCTCCCGCCCCGTCGGCGGTCTGGTGCTGCGCCGCACGCTCGGGCTGGGCCGACGGGCGACTCCGGCGGACTTCGCGCGGATCGTCACCGCGCACCCGGTCTTCGAACTGACCCCGGTGGCTTAG
- a CDS encoding ParA family protein, producing the protein METAAQTLWEAPDVVHDAKQVGPTGRPLREIPEPPEPDHTGPALIVAMCNQKGGVGKTTSTINLGAALAECGRKVLLVDLDPQGALSAGLGVAHHDLNVTVHNLLVGPGKVNPDDVLMSTKVEGMDLLPSNIDLSAAEIQLVNEVGREQTLGRALAPLRNRYDYILIDCQPSLGLLTVNALACADGVIIPMECEYFSLRGLALLNDTVEKVRDRLNPELTLYGIVVTMFDARLLHSRQVMTRVVEVFGDLVYDTVISRTVRFPDASVAGEPITTWAPKSGGAEAYRAMAREVIQRSGR; encoded by the coding sequence ATCGAAACCGCCGCGCAAACGCTGTGGGAGGCACCCGATGTGGTGCACGACGCCAAGCAGGTCGGTCCCACCGGACGCCCGCTGCGTGAGATCCCCGAGCCGCCCGAGCCCGATCACACCGGCCCGGCGCTGATCGTCGCCATGTGCAATCAGAAGGGCGGCGTCGGCAAGACCACCTCGACCATCAATCTCGGTGCGGCGCTGGCCGAATGCGGGCGCAAGGTGCTGCTGGTCGATCTGGATCCGCAGGGCGCGCTCTCGGCGGGACTCGGTGTGGCGCACCACGATCTGAACGTCACCGTGCACAACCTGCTCGTCGGCCCCGGCAAGGTCAATCCCGACGACGTGCTGATGAGCACCAAGGTCGAGGGCATGGATCTGCTGCCCAGCAATATCGACCTGTCCGCGGCGGAGATCCAGCTGGTCAACGAGGTCGGCCGCGAGCAGACCCTGGGCCGTGCCCTGGCGCCGCTGCGCAACCGCTACGACTACATCCTCATCGACTGCCAGCCGTCGCTGGGTCTGCTCACCGTGAACGCCCTGGCCTGCGCCGACGGCGTCATCATCCCGATGGAGTGCGAGTACTTCTCGCTGCGCGGGCTGGCCCTGCTCAACGACACCGTGGAGAAGGTGCGGGACCGGCTGAATCCGGAGCTGACCCTGTACGGCATCGTGGTCACCATGTTCGATGCCCGCCTGTTGCATTCACGTCAGGTCATGACGCGTGTGGTCGAGGTGTTCGGCGACCTCGTGTACGACACCGTGATCTCGCGGACCGTCCGTTTCCCCGACGCCAGCGTCGCCGGTGAGCCCATCACCACCTGGGCCCCGAAATCCGGTGGCGCGGAAGCCTATCGGGCCATGGCCCGGGAAGTCATCCAGCGGTCGGGCCGTTGA
- a CDS encoding ScpA family protein, with translation MSDSLDSASAHDPADVDISMSEDGVVADIAGAGVAAGGTAAPGSSVVSDIAGSGGPAAEPVAADNSDNSGKFHLKLANFEGPFDLLLQLISSRRLDVTEIALHKVTDEFIAHTKALTARLSEVKGLRADKVLDQTTEFLLIAATLLDLKAARLLPSGEVSDEDDLELLEARDLLFARLLQYRAFKQVAELLGELEAAALQRYPRAVSLEERYLALLPEVTLGVDAAGFAEVAATVFRPRPRPRVGLDHIHAHAISIAEQAELVMAMLKSAGAGGWTTFHELCADCELPIQIVARFLALLELYRGKTIEFDQPDPLGPLSVSWIGELEDQPEQPVTIEEDYG, from the coding sequence TTGAGCGATTCTCTCGACTCGGCGTCCGCGCACGATCCGGCGGACGTGGATATCAGCATGTCCGAGGACGGTGTCGTCGCGGATATCGCGGGTGCGGGCGTGGCGGCCGGTGGCACGGCCGCGCCCGGTTCGTCGGTGGTGTCCGATATCGCCGGGTCCGGCGGTCCGGCGGCCGAGCCTGTGGCAGCGGACAATTCGGATAATTCGGGCAAGTTCCATTTGAAGCTGGCCAACTTCGAGGGCCCCTTCGACCTGCTGTTACAACTGATCAGCTCACGTCGCCTGGACGTCACCGAGATCGCGCTGCACAAGGTGACCGACGAATTCATCGCCCACACCAAGGCGCTCACCGCGCGGTTGTCCGAGGTGAAAGGCCTGCGCGCGGACAAGGTGCTCGATCAGACCACCGAGTTCCTGCTGATCGCGGCCACCCTGCTGGATTTGAAGGCGGCGCGACTGCTGCCCTCGGGCGAGGTGTCCGACGAGGACGACCTGGAGTTGCTGGAGGCGCGCGACCTGCTGTTCGCGCGGCTGCTGCAATACCGCGCCTTCAAGCAGGTCGCGGAATTGCTGGGTGAGCTGGAGGCCGCGGCGCTGCAACGGTATCCGCGCGCGGTGTCGCTCGAGGAGCGGTATCTGGCGCTGTTGCCGGAGGTTACGCTGGGGGTGGACGCCGCGGGCTTCGCGGAGGTCGCGGCCACCGTGTTCCGGCCGCGTCCGAGACCGCGGGTCGGCCTGGATCACATCCACGCCCACGCCATCTCGATCGCCGAACAGGCGGAGCTGGTCATGGCGATGCTGAAGAGCGCGGGCGCGGGCGGCTGGACGACCTTCCACGAACTCTGCGCCGACTGTGAGCTGCCGATCCAGATCGTGGCCCGCTTCCTCGCGCTGCTCGAGCTCTATCGCGGCAAAACCATCGAGTTCGACCAGCCCGACCCGCTGGGCCCGCTGTCGGTCAGCTGGATCGGCGAGCTCGAGGACCAACCCGAACAACCGGTAACGATCGAAGAGGACTACGGGTGA
- the scpB gene encoding SMC-Scp complex subunit ScpB translates to MPADEVTAPGAEVAAPAEAGEAPAPTPLAVDPQEFDDEDELSEAEFRSALEAMLLVVDAPAPTELLASALRDHPVRVEAALREMSAELTARRSGMDLRFVGDGWRYYTRTEFAPYVERMLLDGARSKLTRAALETMAVIAYRQPVTRARVSAVRGVNVDGVIRTLLARGLIAEAGADPETNGTLYTTTELFLERIGLASLADLPPLAPLLPGVDLIDEINESLDTDPRYTRLKKPAVADIDLGTED, encoded by the coding sequence ATGCCCGCCGACGAAGTCACGGCGCCGGGAGCCGAAGTCGCCGCGCCCGCCGAGGCCGGGGAGGCTCCCGCGCCGACTCCCTTGGCGGTCGACCCGCAGGAGTTCGACGACGAGGACGAGCTGTCGGAGGCGGAGTTCCGGTCGGCGCTCGAGGCCATGCTGCTGGTGGTGGACGCGCCCGCGCCGACGGAACTGCTGGCCTCGGCGCTGCGGGATCACCCGGTCCGGGTGGAGGCCGCGCTGCGGGAGATGTCGGCGGAATTGACCGCGCGGCGCAGTGGCATGGATCTCAGGTTCGTCGGCGACGGGTGGCGTTACTACACGCGGACGGAATTCGCCCCCTATGTGGAACGTATGCTGTTGGACGGCGCACGTTCGAAGCTCACCCGCGCTGCTTTGGAAACCATGGCTGTCATCGCGTACCGTCAACCGGTTACCCGAGCACGCGTGAGTGCGGTGCGCGGTGTGAACGTGGATGGTGTGATCAGGACCCTGCTGGCGCGGGGGCTGATCGCGGAGGCCGGAGCGGACCCGGAGACCAACGGCACTCTGTACACCACCACCGAACTGTTCCTGGAACGGATCGGGCTTGCGTCACTGGCGGATCTGCCGCCGTTGGCCCCGCTGCTCCCGGGCGTCGACCTGATCGACGAGATCAACGAGAGTCTGGACACCGATCCCCGGTACACCAGGCTGAAGAAACCGGCCGTGGCGGACATCGACCTCGGCACCGAAGACTGA
- a CDS encoding pseudouridine synthase, producing MAPHTSPTTAGKKKTAKPERKIVAPVLISNAKPARHQHVDLEERAPKKLPWGEGERLQKVLAKAGVASRRVAEDMIDAGRIEVDGKIVREQGLRIDPETAVVRVDGVRVVIRAEQVYLALNKPKGWQSTMSDEMGRPCVGDIVAERVAAGQRLFHVGRLDADTEGLLLLTNDGDLAHRLMHPSFEVSKTYLATVNGEVRNREVGKQLRDGVELEDGPASVDKFVVLEVGNGKSLVKVVLHEGRKHIVRRLLDAVGHPVTALVRTHVGPIALGDQRPGTLRVLGRDEVGKLYEAVSL from the coding sequence TTGGCCCCGCACACCTCGCCGACCACGGCCGGCAAGAAGAAGACCGCCAAGCCGGAGCGCAAGATCGTCGCGCCCGTGCTGATCAGCAATGCCAAGCCGGCCCGGCACCAGCATGTGGATCTCGAGGAGCGGGCTCCCAAGAAGCTGCCGTGGGGCGAGGGTGAACGCCTGCAGAAGGTGCTCGCCAAGGCCGGTGTCGCCTCGCGCCGGGTGGCCGAGGACATGATCGATGCCGGGCGCATCGAGGTGGACGGCAAGATCGTGCGTGAGCAGGGTCTGCGCATCGATCCGGAGACCGCGGTGGTGCGGGTCGACGGCGTGCGCGTGGTGATTCGCGCCGAGCAGGTGTACCTGGCGCTGAACAAGCCCAAGGGCTGGCAGTCGACCATGTCCGACGAGATGGGCCGCCCGTGTGTCGGCGATATCGTCGCCGAGCGGGTCGCGGCCGGTCAGCGGCTGTTCCACGTCGGCCGGCTGGACGCCGACACCGAGGGCCTGCTGCTGCTCACCAATGACGGTGATCTCGCGCACCGGCTCATGCACCCCTCCTTCGAGGTGTCGAAGACCTATCTGGCCACCGTCAACGGCGAGGTCCGCAACCGTGAGGTCGGCAAGCAGCTGCGGGACGGCGTCGAACTCGAGGACGGGCCCGCTTCGGTGGACAAGTTCGTGGTGCTCGAGGTCGGCAATGGCAAGTCGCTGGTGAAGGTGGTGCTGCACGAGGGTCGCAAACACATCGTGCGCCGCCTGCTGGACGCGGTCGGCCATCCGGTGACCGCGCTGGTGCGTACGCACGTCGGGCCGATCGCGCTCGGTGATCAGCGGCCGGGCACGCTGCGTGTACTGGGCCGGGACGAGGTCGGGAAGCTCTACGAGGCGGTGTCGTTGTGA
- the cmk gene encoding (d)CMP kinase, giving the protein MDGPSGTGKSSVSRMLATRLQASYLDTGAMYRVATLRVLRSGVDLDDAAAIAIAVKELPLTIGTDPSREVILLDGEDVSGEIRGNAVTKAVSAVSAVPEVREQLVALQRELTAAAGRIVVEGRDIGTTVLPAADVKIYLTASAEARAARRNAQNIAEGRGDDFAGVLADVQRRDTLDSTRKVSPLRPAEDAELVDTSDLNKDEVIDELYRVVAARISVGGSQ; this is encoded by the coding sequence ATGGACGGCCCGTCGGGCACCGGCAAGTCGAGTGTGTCGCGCATGCTGGCGACCCGGCTGCAGGCCAGTTACCTCGACACCGGCGCGATGTACCGGGTGGCGACGCTGCGCGTGCTGCGCAGCGGCGTGGACCTGGACGACGCGGCGGCCATCGCGATCGCGGTGAAGGAACTGCCGTTGACCATCGGCACCGATCCGAGCCGGGAGGTCATCCTGCTCGACGGTGAGGATGTGTCCGGTGAGATCCGCGGCAACGCGGTCACCAAGGCGGTGTCGGCGGTGTCGGCGGTGCCCGAGGTGCGCGAGCAGCTGGTGGCGTTGCAGCGGGAGCTGACCGCGGCGGCGGGGCGAATCGTGGTGGAGGGCCGGGACATCGGCACCACCGTGCTGCCCGCGGCCGACGTGAAGATCTATCTGACCGCTTCGGCGGAGGCGCGCGCCGCGCGCCGCAATGCGCAGAACATCGCCGAGGGCCGGGGTGACGATTTCGCGGGTGTGCTGGCCGATGTGCAGCGCCGCGACACCCTGGACTCGACGCGCAAGGTGTCGCCGCTGCGTCCCGCCGAGGACGCGGAGCTGGTGGACACCAGCGATCTGAACAAGGACGAGGTCATCGACGAGCTGTATCGCGTGGTGGCCGCACGGATTTCGGTGGGAGGCTCGCAGTGA
- the der gene encoding ribosome biogenesis GTPase Der, which yields MTQDTFAGDGIWSDETDWDIAEFEGEQDAEHVPLPTVAIVGRPNVGKSTLVNRILGRREAVVEDIPGVTRDRISYEASWAGRRFMVQDTGGWSPDAKGLQQSVARQAEVAMSTADAIVVVVDVTTGATSADEAVAKTLRRSKTPVILVANKVDNQKLEADAAELWSMGLGEPHMISAAHGRGTGDLLDEILAKLPETPREGTGITGGPRRVALVGKPNVGKSSLLNRLAGEERSVVHNVAGTTVDPVDSLVELGGKPWRFVDTAGLRRKVSNASGHEFYASLRTKGAIEAAEVAVMLIDASEPVTEQDLRVISMVAETGRALVIAYNKWDLVDEDRREMLEREIDREMVQVRWAQRVNISAHTGRAVQKLVPAMETALESWDKRISTGRLNNWLKEVVAATPPPMRGGRLPRILFATQASTRPPTFVLFTTGFLEAGYRRFIERKLREEFNFDGSPVRVNVRVREKRDRKK from the coding sequence GTGACGCAGGACACCTTCGCCGGTGATGGGATCTGGTCGGACGAAACCGACTGGGATATCGCCGAATTCGAGGGCGAGCAGGACGCCGAGCACGTTCCGCTCCCGACGGTGGCCATTGTCGGCCGCCCCAACGTCGGCAAGTCGACGCTGGTGAACCGCATTCTGGGGCGCCGCGAGGCGGTTGTGGAGGACATTCCGGGCGTGACCCGGGACCGCATCTCCTACGAGGCCAGCTGGGCGGGTCGCCGTTTCATGGTGCAGGACACCGGCGGCTGGTCGCCCGACGCCAAGGGTCTGCAGCAGTCGGTGGCCCGGCAGGCCGAGGTCGCCATGTCCACCGCCGACGCGATCGTCGTGGTGGTGGATGTCACCACGGGTGCGACCTCCGCCGACGAGGCGGTGGCGAAGACGCTGCGGCGCAGCAAGACTCCGGTCATCCTGGTCGCCAACAAGGTCGACAACCAGAAGCTCGAGGCCGACGCCGCCGAGCTGTGGTCGATGGGTCTCGGTGAGCCGCACATGATCTCGGCCGCGCACGGTCGTGGCACCGGTGATCTGCTGGACGAGATCCTGGCGAAGCTGCCCGAGACGCCCCGCGAGGGAACGGGTATCACCGGCGGTCCGCGTCGTGTGGCGCTGGTCGGCAAGCCGAACGTGGGCAAGTCGTCGCTGCTGAACCGGCTCGCCGGCGAGGAGCGGTCGGTGGTCCACAATGTCGCCGGCACCACCGTCGACCCGGTCGACTCGCTGGTCGAATTGGGCGGCAAGCCTTGGCGTTTCGTGGATACCGCGGGTTTGCGCCGCAAGGTGAGCAATGCCTCGGGCCACGAGTTCTACGCCTCGCTGCGCACCAAGGGCGCCATCGAGGCCGCCGAGGTGGCGGTCATGCTGATCGATGCTTCCGAGCCGGTCACCGAGCAGGACCTGCGGGTAATCTCCATGGTGGCCGAGACCGGTCGCGCCCTGGTGATCGCCTACAACAAGTGGGATCTGGTCGACGAGGATCGTCGCGAGATGCTCGAGCGCGAGATCGACCGCGAGATGGTGCAGGTGCGCTGGGCGCAGCGCGTCAACATCTCCGCGCACACCGGTCGCGCTGTCCAGAAGCTGGTTCCCGCCATGGAAACCGCCCTGGAGTCGTGGGACAAGCGCATCTCCACCGGTCGCCTGAACAACTGGCTCAAGGAGGTCGTGGCCGCCACGCCGCCGCCCATGCGTGGTGGCCGCCTGCCGCGCATCCTGTTCGCCACCCAGGCGTCCACCCGCCCGCCGACGTTCGTGCTGTTCACCACCGGCTTCCTCGAGGCGGGTTACCGCCGCTTCATCGAGCGAAAGCTGCGTGAGGAGTTCAACTTCGACGGCTCTCCGGTTCGGGTCAACGTCCGCGTCCGCGAGAAGCGCGACCGCAAGAAGTAA